The genomic window ttgatctggttcctctgccttttctaaatccagcttgaacatctggaagttcttggttcacatactgttgaagttttgcttggagaattttgagcattactttgctagcgtgtgagatgagtgcagttgtgtggtagtttgaacgttctttggcattgcctttctttgggattggaatgaaaactgaccttttccagtcctgtggccactgctgagttttccaaatttgagggcatattgagtgcagcactttcacagcatcatcttttatgatttgagatagctcagctggaattccatcacctccactagccttgttcgtagtgattcttcctaaggcctacttaactttccactccaggatgtctggctctaggtgagtaatcacaccatcatggttatctgggtcatgatgatctttttgtacagttcttttgtgtattcttgccacatattcttaatatcttctgcttctcttaggtccatatcatttctgtcctttattgagcccatctttgcatgaaatattcccttggtatctctaatttttttgaggagatgtcaattctttccctttctagtgttttcctctatttctctgcattgatcattgaggaaggctttcttatctctccttgctgttctttggaactctgcattcagatgaatacatctttccttttctccttttccttttgcttcttttcttttctcagctgtttgtaaagccttctcagacaaccattttgcctttttgcatttctttttcttggggatgttattgatcactgccttctgtacaatgtcataaacctccatccatagttcttcaggcactccgtctatcagatctaatcccttgaatctatttctcacttccactgtataattgtaagggatttgatttaggtcatacctgaatggtctagtggttttccctactttcttcaatttaagtctgaatttggcaataaggagttcatgatctgagccacagtcagctcctagtcttgtttttgctgactgtatagagcttctccatctttggtcgcaaagaatataatcaatctgatttcagtgttgaccatctggtgatgtccatgtgtagccaTGTCCAGCTCCTATGTGCTGCATTAATATATGtgtactgatgcttttgaactgtggtgttggagaagactcttgagagtccctttgacagcaaggagatccaaccagtcaatcctaaaggagatcagtcctgaatattcattggaaagactaatgttgaagctgaaactctaatactttggccacctgatgcaaagagctgactcattggaaaaggccctgatgctgggaaagattgaggatgggaggagaagggaacaactgaggttgagatggttggatgtcatcaccgactcaatggacatgagtttgagtaaactctgggagttggtgatggacagggaggcctggcgtgctatagtccatggggtcgcagagtcggataccactgagcaactgaactgaactgagctgaactgcttTCTAGGTATGTTCTGGGGGGCATTGTTGGGGGGTGGGTATCAGCCACCAGGCGAACGGACCCCTTTCCCTTCTGAAATACTGAGGATTTCTCAGAGATGCTCATGGCTGGCTTTGCTGACAGGTCAGCCTCTTTTGGAATTGCTGACTCCCTGGTCTGCTCGAGCTTCCTATTTGAGATAGAATTTCAGCTGCATCTTTCTGTGATGCCGTCCTGTTCACCAAGCAACTTTGTTTAAAGTCGCTGATTTGTTCAGGTCACCTGTCCTCGGGGAAGTGTGGGGCAGGATCCTGGGACTCACACAGCAGCTGTGGGCATATCTCCTTCCTGAACAGGCCATGCTGGTGGGACCTGGGGAACCAGAACCTCTGGCTGAGAGGATCCTGTTTATCTGCCCCAGTGGCCTAGAAATGTGTATCCCGAGGCTTCCCTGGGGAACAATAGGAGAGGAAAGGAAGTGGTGGATACGGAAAAGGAGACGTGACCAGAGGGGAGGGTGGACAGCACACCAGGCAGGCGGCATCTGAGCCCTGCCCccggggttgggggcaggaaccCGCATCCTCAGATCAGGAGAATGTGTGGTTGGTGTCTGGGGAAAGGAGAAGTGGATGCCATCGGACGGAGGAGAGAGACCCCCAGAGGCTGCACAAGCCCCTTAGGTGGCAGAATGCTGCCCCGATGTGGGGTCACCACAGACAGATTCCAAAGCCCCTGGAGGCCCCTGCGCCCGCTTCCAGGGAGCAGGCATGAGTAGTGAGTACAGCTTTACTGCTGTGGAGGCCAGACAAAGCGGCACCTCCAGCGACAAAGCGGCACCGCCAGCCACAAAGCGACACCCGCCAGCGTGTGTGTGCAATGCCCTGACTTTATAGATTTATAGTCTGTGTGTCTGTCACCACACCCATCACCCCAAAAGTCCCCTCGTACCCATCTCCAGTTGATCCAGGATCCCATGCCGAGTCCCAGAAACCGCTTGTCTTTTTTCCATCTCTAGAGATGTGCCTTTTCAGGAAATGTCATAGAGATGGGATCCTACAATATAGAGACATTTCTTCAGGCTTCCTTCATGTACACAGTGATTTTTAGGTGTAGCCTACAGCAGTAACtgcttgttttagaaaaaataGCATTCCATTATACAGCTTtaccactttttatttttctgacctaTGTATGCCTCTGAaagttgttttcagtttgggaAAATCATGAATGATGCAGTCTACACATAGATGTTTCTGCATGGACACCTTCTCATTTCTGGGGAGGTTCCTAGCCAAGGCCTTGCTGGGTTAGACACCAAGTGTAATGTTGGCTGTCAGAGAAACAGCCAAGAAATTTTCCAAGGTGACCGCACTGTCTTCCCTTCTGGCCAGCAGCGCCTGGGGTCACTGATTCTCCTCTCTTCTGCCCACTCACCGTCCTGTCTGTGGTCTTCACCATGGCCTTGAGGGGTCCATAGCGCCATCTCAGTGTAATTTTAATATGCATGTTACTGACAACAAATGACGTTAAACTTCTTCTCAGGTGCTTTTTAtctgtttgcatattttcttGAGTGAAATGGCTATTCAAAGCTCTGTTCTCTTTCTAaattattatttccttatttttggctgtgccgggtcttcactgctgcacgggcttcctctagctgcggagagcgggggctgctctctggttgtgggGCTCTGCTTCTCATCtccatggcttctcttgctgcagagcagaggctctTGGTGCCCGGCTTCAGCGGTCGTGGCTCCCaggctcgagagcacaggctcagcaatCATGGAGCATGGATTTAATtgccttggcatgtggaatcttcccagattagggattgaacctgtgtctcctgcattggcaggtggattctttaccactgagccaacagggaagccctgatcatttttttttaaattgcgtTGTTTAACTGATGGAGctataagaatttttcacaggCCTGTTTTCCCCAAATACAATTTACGAATATTTTCTCCAAGCCTCTGTCaagtatttccattttcttcatggCATCTCTTGAAGCacaaaggttttaattttaataaaatcaaaattacCTTTCTTCTATGAATCATGCCTCTGTTTTTGTATCTAAGAACTCTTTGCCTAACTCAGGATCATGAAGAATTTAACCTATGTTTTATTCCACAATTTCTGCAGTTTTATGTCTTACGTTAAATTTATggtccatttcaagttaattttgggGTTTGGCTGAAGATAGAAACATACAATTTTTTTTGCATGGAGTTATAGAATTGTTGAAAAGATCATGTTTCCAGCTCTGAATTGCCTTTATGTCTTTGTTGAAAACCTATTGGCCACATAATTAAGGTTTTAGTTCTAGACTCTGTTCTGTTGAGTTTATCTGGATGCCTCTCTCTATGGCAAAATCACACTATCCTATtgactatagctttataataatTTTGATATAAGATAGAGTAAATCTTCCAActtgttcttcttttccaaaattattttgattattctatgtcctttatatttctttgttccttttaggATCACTTTGTcggtatctatttttaaaagcttgacAGGGATTGTATTGACTCTATAGATTACGTTAGGaagaaaaaatctttttaaaagtctttttattttgtattagagtgtagctgattaacaacgttgtgatcGTTTCTGGTGAAGTGAACGGACTCAGCCATACGcacacacgtatccattctcccacaaactcccctcccagAGAAAAGCCATCTTAGTGGCCTTGTCTTCTGGCCCACAAGCGTGGGCTGTCTGGTTCTTAGCTCTTCTTTAATCTTGCTCTGGGACAGGCTGCAGTTTTCAGTGTCTAAGTCTTGTAAGTTTTCTGTAAAATCACTCCTAAGCATTGTATTCTTTTGATACTATGGTGAATGCACTATTTTTCCTAATCTCATTTTCAGATTATTCACAGCTCATATATAGAACATTCAAAACATGAAGGTCACGGCATCCAATATCATGGCCATGATttaatggcaaacagatggggggaaagtagaaacagtgatatattttattttcttttgctccaaaatcactgcagacagtgactacaacTATGAAaccaaaagacgcttgctccttggaagaaaagctatgacaaacctagacattgtattaaaaagcaaagataccactttgccaacaaaggtctgtatagtcaaagctttggtttttccagtagccatgtatgaatgtgagtgttggaccataaataagactgagcactgaagaattgatgcttttgaactgtggtgttggagaagactcttgagagtcccttggactgcaaggagatccaaccagtcaatcctaaaggaaatcagtcctgaatattcattggaagggcagatgctgaagctgaaactctaatactctggccacctgatgtgaagaactgactcattgaaaaagaccctgatgctggaaagataaaggcaggaggagaaggaggcgacagagggtgagaaggttggatggcatcactgactcaatggacatgagtttgagcaagctctgggagatggtgaaggacaaggaaggctggcgcgctgcagtccatggggttgcatagagtaggacacagcttagcaactgaacaacaccataaataaaaatgcaatttgcTTCTTACATTGATCTTATATTATGCAACATCACTAAGCTTGTTTTTCATGTCTAGTagtttttttctctgaaatcttCAGTGTTCTCTTCATACAAAATCAGATTTTCTTCACATACAGTTTTGCTTTTCTCTCAGTCATAATGGCTCTGATTTTCTTGTTACTGTTGTGCGGCTGGACCCTCCGGTTCCGAGTTGGACAGCTGTGTTGAGGTCTGATGTGTTTGCCCTGTGTGTTATCTTAGCAGAGAGAATTCTCTCTCACCACCGAGTAGGATGTGAGCTGAGAGATTTTAGTaaatgtcctttatcaagccaaGAACgttcccttctattcctagtttaatTGAATGTATTTTGCCCCAAGTAGATAGTggatttgtcaaatgcttttttgcaTCCTTGGAGATGATCGTGTAGATTTTTGTCCCTTGTTCTATTAATATGATTGACTTCATGAAATCATTTTTAGATGTTTCACCAGCTTTATATTCTTGGAACAGATCCCACTTGGCAATTGATCTGTTTTCTGTGTTGCTAGATTCagcttgctaaaattttgttaagggtttttCCATCTATATTCACGAGGGATGCTGGCCTGCAGTTTCCTTTGTTTGCAATGTCTCTGTCTGGCTTCGGTGGCAGAGCCATCCTGGATCTTTTAGGCAATAGAGTGTAGAGAATCTGGATTCCAATCCCCCCTCAGGAGGGTTGTTGGTTTGGCTGCCTGTTTGTTTACGTCTTTCCTGGATGACGGTGGCATCTGTTTCCCCTGGAGCCGCAGCCGCTGACATCTTGTTTGTCTTGTTCGGGGTTTTCtggttgctgtttctttctctgcCCAGCTTCCCAGCGGTCATCCCTGCATCTGCAGAGCTTATGCTCAACCAACAACCAGTCAGAATCTGTGCTCAAGCGTCCCGCCTCTGCCAATGGATTTGTCTCTGGGTTCAAGAGTGCCTTCAAAGTCCAAGTGGTTTCAAGCCCGTACCCACTTGGAGATCCACTGAGCTTTCACAGGTCTTCTCTGGACTTGAGTGCTGGGGAGACTGGGGATGGTAGAGAAGTCTCATTGTGTCTTTTCTGTATCTCCCTGGTTAATTTCTAGCTAGTCTGCGGCTTGTCACAATCAAACCAAGGACCTCAAACTAGGGGAACAGCTGGGCATGCCTGTTTACTCGGCACAGAGACCATTACTGATTTCAGATGATGCTAACTGGCAGGGCTTTAACCATCCTCTGGTCCAAATCAAGAAGCTCCCTCCAGTAGTGAAGCTGCTGGTAATTCCGGGCCTGCCGTGATTGCTTAGGACCACCAGATGGTCACAAGGTGGGCGGGGTGGGAGCAGGGCCACCCAGGAACGCCAGTTTCCTCCCCTGAGTCCAGCAGCTTGTCGGGACTGAGTGCATCTGAGCTTACCGGGAGAGTTGGTCAGCTTCCGGGACAGAGGAATGGCTGTTTTGATCGCGTGTCTGGTCACAGCTCCTTCTGGGGAGATGACGGGGTGACCCCCAGAAGCCCGGTGCCGACCCCCGTTTCCACCTCGCTTCCCATCCCGCCGGCTGCCTGCCAGGGCCTCTGGTTCCCGCCCGTGCCCTGCTCTGGGCCGGCTGTGTGGCTGCAGGCACACGACAGCGGCTTCTGCCGGCGCCAGGGAGGAGGCCTGACAAGTGGTGTTTCCACGTCCACAGCCCTCGAGGAGGTGCTGTTACCTCCAGGAGGCAAAATGCCCAGGATCTACCCACGGAACTCCACCCTGTGAAATGCTTCAGAATCGCTCCGTTCTCGATCACGCGCCCTTTCTTCCAGATGAAGGTTTGGATCCACGTTTCTCTGTGACGAGTCTCTGCTGAGTGCTCAGCCCCAGCTGCGTTTAGAGAGCAGTTTAACAGACACCGAGCAGCATGGCTTCCATCCAGGGCCATTAGAAAACCCATCTTTCCAGGACACCCCTCACACTTCCAGGATCCCAGATGGGACTCGCCTGGACGTGCCTACCTTTCCCGGGCAGCTGTCCGTCTTTGCTGTGAAAGTATCACCGCGCCCAGGACGGCACGTATGCGCCCCGGTCCCCAAGGGGCTGTTTCCGTTTGTCTCCACGTGCAGCGCcagctttagttcttcttccagCATTTAGCAGTCGTGTCTCAGCCTCCCGGCCCTcgacccctcccctctccctgcgcCCCTCACCACGTCTTGCCCTAGTCTTGGTCTGTTCCTTCCGTTTGTCACCTGCTCCGTCCCCCCACCCACGGCAGATGAACACTAAGGTGCCGTGGCTTCATGCTCACGCTGCAGTCAGCAGGGCGCAGTTGTGATTCACAGGAAGACCCTCAGCTCATCAGCACCCTTAACATCACCTCTGACTGCACGTTCATGCGTCCCACTGAGCAACTATCTCAGATCTCCTAGGTTATGACGGAAAACCGACGACTGTTTGCATGAATAACTAGGCAATACTGGTCCCATGAAGCTCCCTGACTGCGGGCACGATCCATCGTGGGTGTTTAAAGCTGCCTCTCGGTGTTCCATATGGTCTGTATTTCTGCATATCTATCCTTCAACCTCTGTTACTCATTATATCCTTGGTTTCACTAAAATTTTACGCTTTTTGtgtttcacatcaggttgatctGCTGGAATGTATATGCATTGTGTTAAATCATGAGGTATATAACTAGTATTTAATATGTCCTATAAATATCTTCTTCAGTGTTCTTCAGGGTAATTGGGACCTCAAAGGATTTGGTTCAGATCCAAATACATACACATTCTGTATTTTAGgtcagtgtttttttaaaaaaagaaaataccacaCATCGAAAAGTGTTTACTTTGTTGGACAAACCAAACGTGTTCTCAAAAAATGACCGGTGCTTaggaaaaattattattattcagtagCTCTAAAACAAACCAGCTGAATGCTTATGACCCAGCGGGAAATCAACGTATCCAGTATTTACATCCGACACCAGTTTTATAATCACTGACTTGTGTGAAAACTGGTGCAGAAATTCTGTAAACTCTTTGCTGTTTTTTATACctgctttttgttctgttttgtaaaaatgataatcttgagaaaataaattgtcagtgttgaataaaaaaaattattaattcgATGGATCATGGTAAATACAAGAAGTTTTAAGCTTACTATGGAAATAGAGctatttctctaagaattttcttttttttttttctgatttttgtctCTTGGTGTCCTGCAATTCAAATTCCTTTAAGCATTTAATTGTGCACACCTCTGCTTCctctttaggggcttcccaggtggtgctagtggtaaagaacctacctgccaatgcaggagacataagagacatgggttcgatgcctgggtcaggaagatcccctggaggagggcatagatacccacttcaatattcttgagCCTGTAGAATCccaccaacagaggagcctggggggtctatggtccataggatcagaaagagttggacgcgactgaggtGACTAAGCACGCACTCACTGATTCTCTTAAAGGattctaagacttttttttttttttactgaagagCAGTGAGTGTCGTTGCCCTGGTCATAGGCACTAGGCTTGCAGGTTGTTGCCATTTAGAGAAACTGATGAACAGACATGGATTCTTTCCATAGGATTTCTTACAACCGATGTACCGATACACCTACAATTATCTGACAGTGAAAAGTTTAATGAAAAAACATGTTCAAGATGTAAAATCTGCAGCCAACAAATGCTTAGGTTTTCAAATTCCTGATGCTCAGAGCATGAGCAGCTGCAGAGGAGAAACCAGCTCGCCCTCATCTCCAGCTCTCACGGCTCAGGGCATAAGTGGTCCCATCTCCCCACCCAGTCACCTGGAGGATCAGAGGAGCTTAAGAGGGAGGGCGGAGTTACCTTTCCATCACAGTTCAGGCTCACACGCATCCTCGGAAGGCTCTCTTCATGAGTAATACACAGTACAagtcaaaataatttttccacAGATGACACACATCACTCCAGGACACGGGCATGGGTTGTCCTGGAGGAGGAACAGCCTCGAGCTGGCAGATGAAGATGTTCTGAGAACCTCCAGGGTAGGCTACGGCATGGCCGGGTGCAGAGACAGCCAGGTGCTGGGCACTTCCCGTGCATGGAGACGGTCTGTCCACTGCAGCCCTCTGAGGAGTGAGCTCCACGCATCTGCCTCTTGTAGACCGAGACCCTGTGTAGGGGGTCAGACGGAGGACACGGCTTAGAGAGGAGGCTGAGACAAGCAGGGAGGCCATGCCCGAGGCCCAGGGGACCGGGGTTGTCTCTGGATGGGGCACCAACACAGGGAGCTTTCTGCCCACCAGCGCATCAGCAGAGGGGTGCCCTTGCGTCTGTCCCAGTGACCTCACCATGCCTGTCCAGAGCATAGAAAGACCATCCATTCCAAGAGGCGCCCCAGGCCCAGGGCTTCAGTGTGGAGGAGTCCAAGTGGCGCAGCTCAGCTGCCCACTGCAGGGGCTGCATCGTGCTCCCCTGGGTGAGCCTGACACCCGGAGGCTCCCTGGGGACCACTGGCCTCCGCGTCGCCATCACTTACCTGGAGTGCAGGGAGGGAACGTGGGCTCAGGGAGGGGCAGCAGGCCGAGGGCCGTGAGAGCATCACTAGGGTCTTGAGTGTGCCCCCGACAGTCCCGACGTTCTCCACATCTCTGACGAAAGGATGCAAAGAACCAAAAGCATGCAGATAGTCCTCTGGGTTCAAGGAGCCAGTCAGCAGGGCTGCACCTGATGGTCGGGCAGAGCACGTCCACGGTCTGGATGGGCTGTGCCAAATCCTCAGCCATCCTCAAGGGCCCCTCAGATCCCCCAGGCAACCACACACATGTGCCCCCTGCCCCAAACTCTCAGTCAGCACTTCTGTTTCAAAGGCACTCTTTGAGACCGGAGGGCTGGAACCAACGCACTGAATGTTCTCCAGCAGTAAATAAAGGGGAACACCTGAGAAATTCTGAAATGACAAATACACCCAAACATGGTCGCAGAGGGGGCTCGTGCTCAAGAGGCCACGGCAGGGTGAAGGCCAGTCCTGGAGGACTTCAGCCTCCATGGCAGACTTCTCAGAGGCCCTCCCCAGTGTCAGAGGTGAGGGGAGACACAGGAGCCTTCCTGGGAATCCTGTCAGCTTCAGGAAAAATGAAGAATGGAGACTGCCCGTGCCCATGAGAGGCACTCCATCTCCATGAGTGTTAAAACTAAGCATTCAAATTCTCTCTGCCCTTCCCTATCTGCCAGGGCTGTCCTCAGGATGGGAAGCCCCAGGTGGTGTCTGGATGCTCACGTGATGAACGCTGTCCTCAGGTGTGAAGCCCCAGTGTGATGTCTGAGTATTCACGTGGAGGAGGCTGCACTCAGGTGTGAAGCCTCAGGGTGGTCTATGGATGTTCACATGGTGGGGAAGCTGTCCTCAGGGTGTGAAGCCCCAGCCCGATGTCTGTGTGCTCACATGGTGAGTGCTATCCTGAGGTGTGAAGCCCCCGGTGGTGTCTGGACACTCAGGTGGCAGGTCCTTCGTGGCCGCTGGGCTGCAGAGGGCAGCACCGTGAAGGTGTGGTTCCTGCTTCACTGCTGTACCTCCTGCAGATGCCGCTCCCTCCGCTCCACCGCAGCATCTGCACCGGCCAGCTGGAGAAGTTAGCAGATAATTACCCAGCATGCGTCATGGGGAGCCAGTTATTAAGGTCCTGATTAACTGCCTTGGAGGATACACTGAGTGGGTCTGAATTCATGCCTGGTCAGGCCGGCCAGGAATCCGGAGCAGGAACCATCCTCGCGTGGCTCACCCTCTGATGCAGCCCTTCTCCTGGAGCCGTGGGTGCCCCCACCCCTTCCGGGCAGTGTCAGACCGGCCCTCGGGTGGAGACGGCTCCGGCTGAGTGGGCGGAGCTGGCGGCCCCAGGCGGGGTGG from Bubalus kerabau isolate K-KA32 ecotype Philippines breed swamp buffalo chromosome 22, PCC_UOA_SB_1v2, whole genome shotgun sequence includes these protein-coding regions:
- the LOC129636657 gene encoding uncharacterized protein LOC129636657 isoform X1, yielding MPGLLRSDRGGLSVSSPSGERKDACSLPPHFWGPLDRPLWKEPVPVAAAGRCRCCGGAEGAASAGGTAVKQEPHLHGAALCSPAATKDLPPECPDTTGGFTPQDSTHHRCGERRDCRGHTQDPSDALTALGLLPLPEPTFPPCTPGSRSTRGRCVELTPQRAAVDRPSPCTGSAQHLAVSAPGHAVAYPGGSQNIFICQLEAVPPPGQPMPVSWSDVCHLWKNYFDLYCVLLMKRAFRGCV
- the LOC129636657 gene encoding uncharacterized protein LOC129636657 isoform X2, coding for MPGLLRSDRGGLSVSSPSGERKDACSLPGRCRCCGGAEGAASAGGTAVKQEPHLHGAALCSPAATKDLPPECPDTTGGFTPQDSTHHRCGERRDCRGHTQDPSDALTALGLLPLPEPTFPPCTPGSRSTRGRCVELTPQRAAVDRPSPCTGSAQHLAVSAPGHAVAYPGGSQNIFICQLEAVPPPGQPMPVSWSDVCHLWKNYFDLYCVLLMKRAFRGCV
- the LOC129636657 gene encoding uncharacterized protein LOC129636657 isoform X3, with product MPGLLRSDRGGLSVSSPSGERKDACSLPPHFWGPLDRPLWKEPVPVAAGAALLTGSLNPEDYLHAFGSLHPFVRDVENVGTVGGTLKTLVMLSRPSACCPSLSPRSLPALQGLGLQEADAWSSLLRGLQWTDRLHAREVPSTWLSLHPAMP
- the LOC129636657 gene encoding uncharacterized protein LOC129636657 isoform X4, yielding MPGLLRSDRGGLSVSSPSGERKDACSLRAALLTGSLNPEDYLHAFGSLHPFVRDVENVGTVGGTLKTLVMLSRPSACCPSLSPRSLPALQGLGLQEADAWSSLLRGLQWTDRLHAREVPSTWLSLHPAMP